In Burkholderia gladioli, a genomic segment contains:
- a CDS encoding MFS transporter: MDIGTPTSSATVIPVERASWSAVYALALGVFGLVTAEFLPASLLTPLAASLGITEGTAGQAVTVTAAVALVTSLLIAVLTRGIDRRRVLLAFSVLLVISNLLVASAGTFLAILLGRVLLGIALGGFWTMSAATAMRLVPAAMVPRALSIIFSGVAVATIAAAPLGSYFGHLIGWRNVFYAAAAIGALALAAQFATLPSMAPSGTTRLRTLLDVLRRPTVGIGMFAVTLVFTGHFAFFTYLRPFLEDVAGVGVNALSAILLGYGVANFLFTPVAGRALERGLRPMMIAMPALMVVLGAALALFGKLTALDAVLVALWGAAFGGVPVAWSTWVTRVVPDEAESAGGLIVAAIQLAISLGAAAGGVVFDTNGATGVFVAAAVVLVVGVTTIVAGVPVRGES, translated from the coding sequence ATGGACATCGGCACCCCGACCTCCTCCGCGACCGTGATCCCGGTCGAACGCGCCTCCTGGAGCGCCGTCTACGCCCTGGCGCTGGGCGTGTTCGGGCTGGTCACCGCGGAATTCCTGCCCGCCAGCCTGCTCACGCCGCTGGCCGCCAGCCTCGGCATCACCGAGGGCACCGCCGGCCAGGCGGTGACCGTCACCGCCGCGGTGGCGCTGGTCACCAGCCTGCTGATCGCGGTCCTCACGCGCGGCATCGACCGGCGCCGCGTGCTGCTGGCCTTCTCGGTGCTGCTGGTGATCTCCAACCTGCTGGTGGCCTCGGCCGGCACCTTCCTGGCGATCCTGCTCGGCCGCGTGCTGCTCGGCATCGCGCTGGGCGGCTTCTGGACCATGTCGGCGGCCACCGCGATGCGGCTGGTGCCGGCCGCGATGGTGCCGCGCGCGCTGTCGATCATCTTCAGCGGGGTGGCCGTGGCGACCATCGCCGCCGCGCCGCTCGGCAGCTACTTCGGTCACCTGATCGGCTGGCGCAACGTGTTCTACGCGGCCGCCGCGATCGGCGCGCTGGCCCTGGCCGCGCAATTTGCCACCCTGCCCTCGATGGCACCGAGCGGCACCACGCGCCTGCGCACCCTGCTCGACGTGTTGCGCCGCCCGACGGTGGGCATCGGCATGTTCGCGGTGACCCTGGTGTTTACCGGCCACTTCGCCTTCTTCACCTACCTGCGGCCCTTCCTGGAGGACGTGGCCGGGGTGGGCGTGAACGCGCTGTCCGCGATCCTGCTCGGCTACGGTGTGGCCAACTTCCTGTTCACGCCGGTGGCGGGCCGCGCGCTCGAGCGCGGGCTGCGACCGATGATGATCGCGATGCCGGCGCTGATGGTGGTGCTGGGCGCGGCGCTGGCGCTGTTCGGCAAGCTCACCGCGCTGGACGCGGTGCTGGTGGCGCTGTGGGGCGCGGCCTTCGGCGGCGTGCCGGTAGCCTGGTCGACCTGGGTCACGCGGGTAGTGCCCGACGAGGCCGAGAGCGCCGGCGGCCTGATCGTGGCGGCCATCCAGCTGGCCATCTCGTTGGGCGCGGCGGCCGGCGGCGTGGTGTTCGACACCAATGGCGCGACCGGCGTGTTCGTGGCCGCCGCCGTGGTGCTGGTGGTGGGCGTCACCACCATCGTGGCGGGCGTGCCGGTGCGTGGGGAGTCCTGA
- a CDS encoding AraC family transcriptional regulator, producing MPDLSKFDPDSHDLVSELLLGMRLKGVQYRRIHVAPPFGLRFQNPPECGVFYFVARGSMLLRDGSDAGGGALMELKAGDAVLMPRGGEHALLSAPGVSCTSLADLDATRICESIAAINAMHGGRLEKGEISDDVLIFCGCMELDLGGMQPLVASMPGIMHVGTLLDRYPELRAMLDAMERESCSERAGYAAVLARLADVVAAFIVRGWVECGCGDAAGWVQALRDPRLGRALVALHREPGRNWTVAELAAEAGNSRSVFAERFLAATGMTPLRYLTELRMRLAAQWIARDREPIEAVSYRLGYGSLAAFSRAFKRTIGQPPGALRAQGEGLSG from the coding sequence ATGCCCGACCTTTCGAAATTCGACCCCGATTCCCACGATCTGGTCAGCGAACTGCTGCTGGGGATGCGCCTGAAGGGCGTGCAGTACCGCCGGATCCACGTCGCGCCGCCGTTCGGGCTGCGCTTCCAGAACCCGCCCGAGTGCGGGGTGTTCTACTTCGTGGCGCGCGGCTCGATGCTGCTGCGTGACGGGAGCGACGCGGGCGGCGGCGCGCTCATGGAACTGAAGGCCGGCGACGCGGTGCTGATGCCGCGCGGCGGCGAGCATGCGCTGCTGTCTGCGCCCGGGGTGAGCTGCACCTCGCTGGCCGATCTCGACGCGACGCGCATCTGCGAGTCGATCGCGGCGATCAACGCGATGCACGGCGGCCGGCTCGAGAAGGGCGAGATCAGCGACGACGTGCTGATCTTCTGCGGCTGCATGGAGCTGGACCTGGGCGGCATGCAGCCGCTGGTGGCCTCGATGCCCGGGATCATGCACGTGGGCACCTTGCTCGACCGCTATCCGGAGCTGCGCGCGATGCTCGACGCGATGGAGCGCGAGTCCTGCTCGGAGCGTGCCGGCTACGCGGCGGTGCTGGCGCGGCTGGCCGATGTGGTGGCCGCCTTCATCGTGCGCGGCTGGGTGGAGTGCGGCTGCGGCGACGCGGCCGGCTGGGTGCAGGCGCTGCGCGATCCGCGCCTGGGCCGCGCGCTGGTGGCCCTGCATCGCGAGCCGGGCCGCAACTGGACCGTCGCCGAGCTGGCCGCCGAGGCCGGCAATTCGCGCTCGGTGTTCGCCGAGCGTTTCCTGGCCGCCACCGGCATGACGCCGCTGCGCTACCTGACCGAGCTGCGCATGCGGCTGGCCGCGCAATGGATCGCGCGCGACCGCGAGCCGATCGAGGCGGTGTCCTACCGGCTCGGCTACGGCTCGCTGGCCGCCTTCAGCCGCGCCTTCAAGCGCACCATCGGGCAGCCGCCGGGAGCGTTGCGCGCCCAGGGCGAGGGCTTGAGCGGCTGA
- a CDS encoding MFS transporter: MNFRRYRYVVAGLLFAAGAINYMDRAALGIVAPLVGKSLDLSPSQLGIVFSVFFVGYSIFSFLGGYLSDKWGTRRVFTWAMAVWSLFCALTAAATGFVSLLVYRVLFGIGEGPMSSNTNRTISNWFPRHEAATMIGFTFSGQTLGNAIAGPVIGLVALAFGWRISFVVIGVLGLVWIACWRWLVTEKPAANRRVGDDERRLIEDSRASAEVRNAEPAGTTLGSYLRRPSTLALGAGLFAVNYTQYVFISWLPSYLTTERHLDLKSMSLVSSIPWICGAIGYFGGGLVGDFIYRLMDDPILARKLVATIPLALSGVAVLLITSASSLVTAVALIGAALLFLTGSCQSIWAIQHEILPLHRQGGVGGFIHFLSNLSGIVGPALTGFLIQYFGGYSSAFLFGALIDFVGALAMVLCIRNVMSMRVAHAHSVE, from the coding sequence ATGAATTTCCGCAGGTATCGTTATGTGGTCGCCGGCCTGCTGTTCGCCGCCGGCGCGATCAACTACATGGACCGCGCCGCGCTCGGCATCGTCGCGCCGCTGGTCGGCAAGTCGCTGGACCTCTCGCCCTCGCAGCTCGGCATCGTGTTCAGCGTGTTCTTCGTCGGCTACTCGATCTTCTCCTTCCTCGGCGGTTACCTGTCGGACAAGTGGGGCACGCGGCGCGTGTTCACCTGGGCGATGGCCGTCTGGTCGCTGTTCTGCGCGCTGACGGCGGCTGCCACCGGCTTCGTCTCGCTGCTGGTCTACCGCGTGCTGTTCGGCATCGGCGAAGGGCCGATGAGCTCGAACACCAATCGCACCATCTCGAACTGGTTCCCGCGCCACGAGGCGGCCACCATGATCGGCTTCACCTTCTCGGGGCAGACGCTCGGCAACGCGATCGCCGGGCCGGTGATCGGGCTGGTCGCGCTGGCTTTCGGCTGGCGCATCTCCTTCGTGGTGATCGGCGTGCTCGGGCTGGTGTGGATCGCCTGCTGGCGCTGGCTGGTGACCGAGAAGCCGGCCGCCAACCGGCGCGTGGGCGACGACGAGCGGCGCCTGATCGAGGACAGCCGCGCCAGCGCCGAGGTGCGCAATGCCGAGCCGGCCGGCACCACGCTGGGCAGCTACCTGCGCAGGCCCAGCACGCTCGCGCTCGGCGCCGGGCTGTTCGCGGTCAACTACACGCAGTACGTGTTCATCTCCTGGCTGCCGAGCTACCTGACCACCGAGCGGCACCTGGACCTCAAGTCGATGAGCCTGGTCTCGTCGATCCCCTGGATTTGCGGCGCAATCGGCTATTTCGGCGGCGGCCTGGTGGGCGACTTCATCTACCGCCTGATGGACGACCCGATCCTCGCGCGCAAGCTGGTGGCCACCATCCCGCTCGCGCTGTCGGGCGTGGCGGTGCTGCTGATCACCTCGGCCAGCTCGCTGGTCACGGCCGTGGCGCTGATCGGCGCGGCGCTCCTGTTCCTGACCGGTTCCTGCCAGTCGATCTGGGCGATCCAGCACGAGATCCTGCCGCTGCACCGGCAAGGCGGGGTGGGCGGCTTCATCCACTTCCTGAGCAACCTGTCGGGCATCGTCGGGCCCGCGCTGACCGGCTTCCTGATCCAGTACTTCGGCGGCTACAGCAGCGCCTTCCTGTTCGGAGCCCTGATCGATTTCGTAGGCGCGCTGGCGATGGTGCTCTGCATCCGCAACGTGATGTCGATGCGCGTCGCGCACGCGCATTCGGTGGAGTGA
- a CDS encoding LysR family transcriptional regulator produces MDSRYLQSFVYVVELGSIAEAARRLDLTPAAVAQRVKMLEQELGAQLVRRSGRTVATTEAGERILERSRAILHDIRDLKSDLADSASLAGQLRLGGMATMMTAFIPGVLAELLARHPGIDFYLEPGTSLDLYRKVVNGDLDAALVAHPLFNIPKNCDWHTFREEALVLLTPAAMRVTDPHRTLRSEPFIRYDRNVVGGQLADSYLRQHGIHTNQRCELDGLAAIAALVDRKLGVSLVPDWNLRPLTELSLAKWSLPHAFMKRQVGLIWNRSSARVRLVQAFLGVAAERSTD; encoded by the coding sequence CGGCTCGATCGCCGAAGCCGCACGGCGCCTCGACCTGACGCCGGCCGCGGTGGCGCAGCGGGTCAAGATGCTGGAGCAGGAGCTGGGCGCGCAACTGGTGCGCCGCTCGGGCCGCACGGTGGCCACCACCGAGGCCGGCGAGCGGATCCTGGAACGCTCGCGCGCGATCCTCCACGACATCCGCGACCTGAAGTCGGACCTCGCCGACAGCGCCTCGCTGGCCGGGCAGCTCAGGCTCGGCGGGATGGCCACCATGATGACGGCCTTCATCCCCGGCGTGCTGGCCGAGCTGCTGGCGCGCCACCCCGGCATCGATTTCTACCTGGAGCCGGGCACCTCGCTCGACCTCTATCGCAAGGTGGTCAACGGCGACCTCGACGCGGCCCTGGTCGCGCATCCGCTGTTCAACATCCCCAAGAACTGCGACTGGCACACCTTCCGCGAGGAAGCGCTGGTGCTGCTCACGCCGGCGGCGATGCGCGTCACCGATCCGCATCGCACGCTGCGCAGCGAGCCCTTTATCCGCTACGACCGCAACGTGGTGGGCGGCCAGCTCGCCGACAGCTACCTGCGCCAGCACGGCATCCATACCAACCAGCGCTGTGAGCTCGACGGGCTGGCGGCGATCGCCGCGCTGGTCGATCGCAAGCTTGGCGTCTCGCTGGTGCCGGACTGGAACCTGCGGCCGCTGACCGAGCTATCGCTGGCGAAGTGGTCGCTGCCGCACGCATTCATGAAGCGTCAGGTCGGGCTGATCTGGAACCGCTCCTCGGCACGCGTGCGGCTGGTGCAGGCCTTTCTCGGCGTGGCCGCCGAACGCTCGACCGACTGA